From Coraliomargarita parva, one genomic window encodes:
- a CDS encoding SGNH/GDSL hydrolase family protein — MKRKQIAAILVSVLALNAMTLPAVPTQLLTNLEQGKQQTVVTYGTSLTDKGKWVPDLTEALKTHFPGQATVVNSGGSGQWSQWGLAHLEERVISKNPDTVFIEFSINDAVARFGATVDDVRRNLETMIARILENNPDCEIILMTMTPGNAYPEGHRSYRKDIEAHYEMYRQVARERGFLLIDHYPRWKQLQAETPERFKRYVPDSIHPIPEGWDAMVTPYIFEAIGLKAPEHGNFPSPGR, encoded by the coding sequence ATGAAAAGGAAGCAAATCGCCGCTATTCTCGTCAGTGTCCTAGCCCTAAATGCCATGACTTTACCGGCCGTTCCGACTCAGCTCCTGACAAATCTGGAACAGGGGAAACAGCAAACCGTCGTCACCTACGGCACCAGTTTGACCGACAAGGGCAAATGGGTGCCGGATCTGACTGAAGCACTGAAGACACATTTCCCCGGACAAGCCACCGTTGTCAACAGCGGCGGCTCCGGCCAATGGTCCCAATGGGGCCTTGCCCATCTGGAGGAGCGCGTCATCAGCAAGAACCCGGACACGGTGTTTATCGAATTCTCCATCAACGACGCAGTGGCCCGATTCGGGGCCACGGTCGACGATGTCCGGAGAAACCTCGAAACCATGATCGCCCGTATTCTGGAAAACAATCCGGACTGCGAAATCATTCTCATGACCATGACCCCGGGGAATGCTTATCCCGAAGGTCACCGTTCCTACCGTAAGGACATCGAGGCACATTACGAAATGTACCGCCAGGTGGCCCGCGAGCGAGGCTTCCTCCTGATCGATCACTACCCGCGCTGGAAGCAATTGCAGGCGGAAACTCCGGAACGCTTCAAACGCTACGTCCCGGACTCGATTCACCCCATCCCGGAAGGCTGGGATGCCATGGTCACGCCCTACATTTTCGAGGCAATCGGCTTGAAAGCGCCAGAGCATGGCAACTTCCCCAGTCCTGGACGCT